Within Microbaculum marinisediminis, the genomic segment TGCTCAACAGCGCGAGACGGCTGGAGACGCTTGCTTTCGCCATGGACTTCAGGATGCTGTTTGATGACGAAACTCGCCTATTCCACATCGGCTACAACGTCAGCTCCGATCGTATCGATACCTCTCACTATGATCTACTGGCCAGCGAGGCTCGCCTGGCGAGCTTCTTTGCGATTGCAAAGGGCGACGTCCCGTTCGAGCACTGGTTTTTCCTAGGGCGACCAATCACTCGCACGTCGGATGGTCTTACGCTCGTCTCGTGGAACGGGTCGATGTTTGAGTACCTCATGCCGGCCCTTTTGCTGCGGAGTGAGCCGGACACGCTGATAGCCGAGAGTGAACGGACCGCCGTCGATGCCCAGCGCCGTTTCGCAGAGGAACGCGGGGTCCCTTGGGGAACATCGGAATCGGCATTTGCCTCGCGGGATTCCAGCCATCACTACCGCTATCGGGGTTTCGGTGTGCCGGAGCTTGGCCTGCGTCGGGGCCTGTCGCTCGATATCGTAGTGGCACCCTACGCCACCGCCCTGGCGCTTACCGCTCATACCAAAGCGGCCGTCGACAATCTTCGCGAGCTGGATCGCCTGGGACTTACCGGCAGCTACGGCCTGTTCGAGGCGGCCGATTTCACGCCGGAGCGTATCCCGGCGGGAACACGCTTCTCCCCCGTGCGGGCGTACATGGCCCACCATCAAGGCATGATGCTTTCCGCCCTGGATAATGTGCTCCGCGGTGACATCCTCGTGCACCGGTTCCACCGGGACCCGCGCGTGCGTGCCGTCGAACTGCTGCTCCAGGAGCGCGTGCCCCGGGAATTGCCGCCCGAGATCCGGGCACTTGAAGAGCGCGACGCGCCGCTTATGCGCCGTTCGGCTATTCCCGCGCCGCATGCCTGGATACCTGCTCCCGACGCGACCTTTCCGCAGATTCATACCCTCGGCAACGGTCGACTGGCGAGCTGGATATCGGAGGCCGGTGGTGGTGGCCTGAGCTGGCACGGGCACGCGCTGACGCGTTTCCTGCCCGACCCGACACGCGACGCTTGCGGCCTGTGGGTCTATGTCCGCGACGAGACCGATGGCGCGATCTGGTCGATCGGCCGCCAGCCTACGGGGATCACAGCGGATGAATACCATGTTGTCTTCCATCCGCATATGGCGGAGCTGCAACGCCGTGATCATGGTATCGGTCAGAGGATGGAGGTAGGTGTCGTCCCTGGCGACGACCTGGAGATTCGTCGGATCAGCGTCGTCAATGAGAGTGATCGCCGGCGCTCCCTGCGCATTACAAGCTTCGGCGAAGTGGTTCTGGCACCGCCGCTCGAAGACGAGCGCCATCCCGCATTCAGCAAGCTCTTCGTGGGCAGCGAATACCTGTCCGAGTTGGACGGACTACTCTTCACGCGACGCTCACGTAACCCGGGCGAGGCACCGCCTGTGTTGTTGCATCGAGTGGTTGCCGATGACGCCGGCGTCGAGGTCACCGGCTTTGAAACCGACCGGCGCCGTTTTCTCGGCCGCAAGGGCAGCGCGCACGAGCCGCGCGCCGTGCGGGAGGGGCTTTCCGGAACGACGGGCTGGACGCTCGATTCCGTCATGGCGATCGAGGTGCGGATTGTACTGGAGCCGCAGGATCGACGACAGTTCGCTTTCCTAACGATTGTCGCCGGCTCGCGGGAATCGGTACTCGCTATTGCCGAGCGCTACGCAACGCTCGCCTCGCTCGACTGGGCGCTCGCCGACGCCGCCTCTGACGTTGCCCGCGAAGCGCAAGAACTCCGCATCGAGCCAGCACGCCTGCCTGAGCTGCAATCGCTCGCCTCGCTCCTGCTCTACCGGCACCCGGCATTGCGTGGCCGGCCGGATGCAGTTGCCGAGAATAGGCTCGGCCAGCCGCGCCTGTGGGGACTCGGCATATCCGGCGACCTTCCAGTCCTTGCCCTTCGTGTCGCCGATCCAAAGGAGACGGACCTTCTACGTGCTCTCATCGCCGGCCACGAGTTGTGGCGGAGGCGGGGCATCCACGTCGACCTCGTGATATTGCGCGGCGGCGCTTCCGGCTATGTCGAGCCGTTACGGGAAAGCCTGCTGTCGCTCCTGCAGGAGGCAGGCAGTCAGGAACTACTGGGGCATAGAGGCGGAATCCACCTCGTCTTGGGCGACCAGATCGGGGATGAGGACCGATGTCTGATCGAGGCGACTGCTTGCGTCATCCTCGACACGTCGCAGGGCACGATCGAACACCAGCTGACCTCTGCTTCGGTGCCGCACTCGCTGCCACCGCGCTTCGAACCGACCCGGAGGGTCCCGCTTGTCGAGGATTCACCCAAGCTGCCGCGTCGTCTCGACCTGGCCTTCGACAACGGATTCGGCGGCTTTACCGCAGACGGCAGGGAGTATGTAATCCATCTCGAGCCGGGAGAGACGACGCCGGCGCCGTGGTCCAACGTGCTCGCGAACGAACGGTTCGGTACGATCATCACCGAATCCGGCGGTGGATTCACATGGGCTCTCAATAGCGGCGAGAATCGGCTGACGCCGTGGACCAACGATCCTGTAGCTGATCCACCGGTAGAGGCACTCTATCTCAGGGATGAGGAGACGGCCGAGATCTGGACACCTACACCTGGTCCAGCCGGGGACGGGGCGGCCTGTGAAATCCGACATGGCGCCGGCTATACCGTCTGGCAGCACGTGAGCCACCGGCTCGAGCAGAAACTCCTTGTCTTCGTGCCGCCGGACGATCCGGTGAAGATTGCACGCCTCACGCTACACAATCTGGAATCCCGCCCACGGCGGATTACCGCCACGTACTATGCCGAATGGTTGCTGGGAGCGCTCACGAGCGCCCGGCCGTTCGTAGTCTGCGAATATGATGCAGCACGTCATGCCCTGCTGGCTCGCAATCCCTGGAATCCCGACTTCGCCGAGCGCGTTGCGTTTCTGACATCGAACCATCCACCTCACAGCCTCACAACGGACCGGCAGGATTTCCTCGGTCGCGAAGGAGCCATGGGCGCACCGGAAGGTCTCATGCGCTGGGACCTCGGCGGTCGCGTCGAAGCAGGTGCGGACGCCTGCGCCGCCTTCCAGGTGCATATAGACATCGATGCGGGCGCCACGTCGGACATCGTATTCGTGCTCGGCCAGGGGGACAATCGGTCACATACCGATGAACTTGTGCGTCGCTGGCAGGATCTGGGTCATGTCGACCGCGCCTTCGACGCGTGTAACCATTTCTGGGACGAGCGGCTTGGCGCAGTCCACGTGGAAACGCCTGATTCCGCCTTCAATCTGATGGTGAACCGCTGGTTCCTCTATCAAACCCTGGCATCGCGCCTGTTTGCGCGCGCCGGATTCTACCAGGCTGGAGGGGCCATAGGCTTCCGCGACCAGTTGCAAGACGTCCTTGCCATACTCCACGCCGACCCGAAGAGGGCGCGGGCCCATATTCTCACAGTCGCTGCGCGGCAGTTCGAAGAAGGCGATGTTCTGCACTGGTGGCACCCGCCCTACAACCGAGGGGTTCGAACGCGCTGCTCCGACGACCTCTTGTGGTTGCCCTATGTGACGGGGTGTTATGTGGAGGCGACCGGCGATGAGTCGATCCTGCATGAAACGGTCCCGTTCTTGCGGGCGCCACCCCTCGCACCTGATGAGGAGGATCGTTATGCGCGCTTCGACACGATTTCCGAGCCGCGTCCGCTCTTCGAGCACTGCGAGCGTGCGCTCGAGCGCGGCCTCACCCCGGGATCGCACGGCCTTCCGCTGATCGGCGCAGGTGACTGGAATGACGGGATGAACCGGGTCGGCGCCGCGGGCCGGGGCGAAAGCGTCTGGCTGGCTTGGTTTGCCATTGCCACCATCAGGCAGTTTACCGCCCTGGCTCAGAGGATGAAACGCAATGACCTCGCAGAGCACTGGCTGACCCGGATCAGTGAGCTCCAAAAGGCGGTCGCGAAATCCGCGTGGGACGGGAAGTGGTACTTGAGAGCCTTCGACGATGACGGACACCCATTGGGTTCGGCCGATTCCGATGAATGCCGAATTGACTCAGTTGCTCAATCCTGGGCGGTGCTGTCGGCCGATCGTGTTTCTGAACGGGCTCGCACTGCCGTGGATAGCGCCGATCACGAATTGCTGCGCAAGGACGAAAGGCTTATCCGGCTGCTCTGGCCACCCTTCGATGCGACCCCGCACGATCCGGGATACATCAAGGCCTATCCCCCGGGTATCCGCGAAAACGGTGGTCAATATTCGCACGCCGCCGCCTGGCTAGGACACGCCTTCGCTCGCCTCGGTGATGGCGAGCGGGCAATGCAGGTTTTCAATATCCTCAATCCGATCCGTCATGCAATCACCCGCTCCGACGTGGAGCGTTATCGCGTGGAGCCCTACGCTTTGGCCGCCGATGTGAGCAGTGTTGCTCCCAACATCGGATGCGGGGGCTGGACTTGGTACACCGGAGCAGCAGGCTGGACTTGGCGGCTCGCCGTTGAGGCGACACTGGGCCTGCGGCTCCAGGAGGGCCGGCTTATGATCGATCCGTGCCTGCCGAAGGGCTGGGACTTTTTCAAGGTCGAGGTCAAAGGTCCCGCCGGCAATCTGGCTGTCCGGTTCGAGGATCCCGATCAGATTGGCAGGGGGCTCGTTGAAATATTTGTTGACGGAGAGGTACATCCGAACGGACCAGTGGCGTTTCCGACGGATGGCTCGACTCGTCAGGTCACGGCACGCCTTTGCCGGAAGCCTGCTCAGACTGCGACGTCGTGACGGCGGGAACTCTAAACATGAACGCGTCGTTCGGTGCCGAGCGTAAGAAATCGCGTGGGGGCTGTACGCGTCAGCGCCACGTTAAGCGGATTGAGTGCTTTCATTCATGTCAACGCCGGAGCAAAAATGCGCCGGTTGGCCGGAGTAAAAATGTGCCAGATGACGTCATGCGAAGGGGCCCAATCGGGCCCCTTCGCATGACGGCGCGCCGCTGCGTTGTGGATCAGCCTGCTTCGGGATCCCGTTTTGGCTCGGCAGCCTTGCGGGATTGCGCGAGACGATAACTTTCGCCGTTCATTTCGAGGATGTGGACGTGGTGGGTGAGCCGGTCGAGGAGCGCGCCAGTGAGCCGCTCGGAGCCGAAGACGCTGGTCCAGTGAGCTACTCCCCGATCGTTGGACAGATTTCGGCGTAAATTAAGCTACTCTCTGCCCCTGCTGGTCGGCTTCGATCTTGGTGGAGTAGACCACGGCGGGCGGCTGTCCGCCATGGGCGGCATGAGGCCGCTGGTGATTGTAGAAGGCGATCCACCGACCGACGCCAGCCTTGGCCTGCGTCCCGGTCTCCCGAGCGTGCAGATAGACGCACGCGTACTTCAAGGAT encodes:
- a CDS encoding ATP-binding protein, whose protein sequence is MSNDRGVAHWTSVFGSERLTGALLDRLTHHVHILEMNGESYRLAQSRKAAEPKRDPEAG
- a CDS encoding GH36-type glycosyl hydrolase domain-containing protein; this translates as MNDWEEEIPIDPLAAAAHEIGARHAISKLKPDRIAALSRIDQMSGWLTRARAAAAHPPPEATKAAEWLLDNDYQIQRAIVQIEHDLPPRFYERLARLEGGTDDGLPRIYATAHEFLRASHLQVSLSAAVRFVQAYQESASLTIAELWAFPTMLRLACLEFMACGCQRLFPGLDPPFAPTPHAASCPEFEDTECVARALANLGVIAAIPWKDFFDRTSLVEAVLASDPAGIYSRMAFETRDAYRKAVEEIASAAKRSETEVADCVIGGAGTAGAAPPRDHVGYWLVGDGRRDLERLVEFHASWKAACVRELARQTGPLYAAAIATASLAALLVPAMYLAAAGAGPGAWFIGVGIVLLPASVLGITAVHWIVTLLVPPRVLPKLDFQARIPADCNTAVVVPVIIRAATEVPRLIQRLERHRLANPDPSLRFIILSDHADAPAEHMPGDDEIEGALLDGIRQLNSRYGGSTRQPFHLLHRPRRYNPSEDCWMGWERKRGKLEEFNLLLLGGDGRGFSLHEGDRNALNRIRFVVTVDADTILSPGSVNRLVGTMAHPLNTAQFDERSGRVSAGYTVIQPRVEISPESGNRSLFARLYAGNTAIDIYSRAVSDVYQDLFGSGIFVGKGIYEVGPFQRSFDGRIPENALVSHDLFEGINGRAALASDIVLYEDFPTSYVEYARRWHRWVRGDWQLLPWLGIRVPGPGGERLGNRHSILDRWKIVDNLRRSLVPPALVTLAAAGWLALPGSPWVWTAFTVAAPGAYLFTDLVTGLARGRRRGAARRMLHQLLDHSGRWLLAIVFLAQDAAVAVDAIARTLWRLLVSRRHLLEWVSTAHTAAANDGRNSLTARWFQMWQAPTLSVTLGGAVALAHPSALLPAACLLLPWFVSPEIAAWFSRPRLPRKEELGASDLTYLRRLARRTWLYFETFVGPGDNWLPPDNVQEEPHAAIAHRTSPTNIGMMFLSSLAAWDLGYVSSTDFAARVHNALDSLDRLERHRGHFLNWYDTQRLEPLEPHYVSTVDSGNLAVCLLAMKEGCREALSAPAMRHEQWDGLADTLDLLVEAVKRIPDTETHELLQVRVAAISAHIDSARRDVSATWPILAELRQQAFTDLESIVGRAIALPGPPPEGTLRDIQIWLERARHHLVRMQQDLELLAPWLPLLEAPPPDCKRLAREIGEKVNTSAPMGKIVQRCATARELVAAVAGSGPDTATTQWLIELDAALEQGARSQAELADELLNSARRLETLAFAMDFRMLFDDETRLFHIGYNVSSDRIDTSHYDLLASEARLASFFAIAKGDVPFEHWFFLGRPITRTSDGLTLVSWNGSMFEYLMPALLLRSEPDTLIAESERTAVDAQRRFAEERGVPWGTSESAFASRDSSHHYRYRGFGVPELGLRRGLSLDIVVAPYATALALTAHTKAAVDNLRELDRLGLTGSYGLFEAADFTPERIPAGTRFSPVRAYMAHHQGMMLSALDNVLRGDILVHRFHRDPRVRAVELLLQERVPRELPPEIRALEERDAPLMRRSAIPAPHAWIPAPDATFPQIHTLGNGRLASWISEAGGGGLSWHGHALTRFLPDPTRDACGLWVYVRDETDGAIWSIGRQPTGITADEYHVVFHPHMAELQRRDHGIGQRMEVGVVPGDDLEIRRISVVNESDRRRSLRITSFGEVVLAPPLEDERHPAFSKLFVGSEYLSELDGLLFTRRSRNPGEAPPVLLHRVVADDAGVEVTGFETDRRRFLGRKGSAHEPRAVREGLSGTTGWTLDSVMAIEVRIVLEPQDRRQFAFLTIVAGSRESVLAIAERYATLASLDWALADAASDVAREAQELRIEPARLPELQSLASLLLYRHPALRGRPDAVAENRLGQPRLWGLGISGDLPVLALRVADPKETDLLRALIAGHELWRRRGIHVDLVILRGGASGYVEPLRESLLSLLQEAGSQELLGHRGGIHLVLGDQIGDEDRCLIEATACVILDTSQGTIEHQLTSASVPHSLPPRFEPTRRVPLVEDSPKLPRRLDLAFDNGFGGFTADGREYVIHLEPGETTPAPWSNVLANERFGTIITESGGGFTWALNSGENRLTPWTNDPVADPPVEALYLRDEETAEIWTPTPGPAGDGAACEIRHGAGYTVWQHVSHRLEQKLLVFVPPDDPVKIARLTLHNLESRPRRITATYYAEWLLGALTSARPFVVCEYDAARHALLARNPWNPDFAERVAFLTSNHPPHSLTTDRQDFLGREGAMGAPEGLMRWDLGGRVEAGADACAAFQVHIDIDAGATSDIVFVLGQGDNRSHTDELVRRWQDLGHVDRAFDACNHFWDERLGAVHVETPDSAFNLMVNRWFLYQTLASRLFARAGFYQAGGAIGFRDQLQDVLAILHADPKRARAHILTVAARQFEEGDVLHWWHPPYNRGVRTRCSDDLLWLPYVTGCYVEATGDESILHETVPFLRAPPLAPDEEDRYARFDTISEPRPLFEHCERALERGLTPGSHGLPLIGAGDWNDGMNRVGAAGRGESVWLAWFAIATIRQFTALAQRMKRNDLAEHWLTRISELQKAVAKSAWDGKWYLRAFDDDGHPLGSADSDECRIDSVAQSWAVLSADRVSERARTAVDSADHELLRKDERLIRLLWPPFDATPHDPGYIKAYPPGIRENGGQYSHAAAWLGHAFARLGDGERAMQVFNILNPIRHAITRSDVERYRVEPYALAADVSSVAPNIGCGGWTWYTGAAGWTWRLAVEATLGLRLQEGRLMIDPCLPKGWDFFKVEVKGPAGNLAVRFEDPDQIGRGLVEIFVDGEVHPNGPVAFPTDGSTRQVTARLCRKPAQTATS